One Cryptomeria japonica chromosome 9, Sugi_1.0, whole genome shotgun sequence genomic window carries:
- the LOC131858320 gene encoding uncharacterized protein LOC131858320 — protein sequence MSPFMALYGYEVPSFVDLVFGDSRAPQARDMVQQGQDILKALKDNLQIAQNRQKLYADRQRIERSFEVNDMVYLRLQPFRQSTLKKSGAEKLKPCFYGPFRVIRRVGVVAYELELLVSSRVHNVFHVSRLKKALGHNVIVSLDLPPLDEEGELVLVPEAILDVRERLLRRRTIREYLVKWKDLPVEDATWENEEVLQHPGLRLLEDK from the coding sequence ATGTCTCCTTTCATGGCACTTTACGGTTATGAGGTCCCTAGCTTTGTTGATTTGGTGTTTGGAGATAGTAGAGCACCTCAGGCTAGGGATATGGTTCAGCAAGGTCAGGACATTTTGAAGGCATTAAAGGACAACCTCCAGATTGCACAGAACCgacagaagttgtatgctgatcggCAGCGTATTGAGCGCTCATTTGAGGTTAATGACATGGTCTACCTAAGACTTCAGCCcttcagacagtctactctcaagaagagtggagcggaAAAACTCAAGCCATGTTTCTATGGTCCATTCAGGGTCATTAGGAGAGTGGGAGTTGTGGCTTACGAGTTGGAGCTACTAGTGAGTAGCCGAGTACATAATGTCTTCCACGTGTCACGCCTCAAAAAGGCGCTTGGGCACAATGTGATAGTCTCTCTTGATCTGCCTCCGTTGGATGAAGAGGGAGAACTGGTGCTAGTTCCTGAGGCCATCCTTGATGTCAGGGAACGATTGTTGAGGAGGAGAACCATCCGAGAGTATTTGGTTAAGTGGAAGGACCTACCGgtggaggatgctacttgggagaatgaggaggTCTTACAGCATCCTGGCttgcgattgcttgaggacaagtaa